GACTCGGCACCACCCCTGTGGCAAATGCAGTAGGCAAATTTGCCAACAAGGCACAACAGCAGTTAGGCATCCCACGTGAGCAGAGTTACAAAAGAGCTAGCTGGTACCGCATGCTGAATACTATGTCTCTGAGTGCACCAAGTTTTTCATAAGACAGGACACAAACACGAGGAACAGTAACTTCAACAGATGGTCTCTTCAACCATCAACTCTTGGCAGTGTATAGAGTTTATATAGGTAGATACAATGAGAATGACGCAACATATGCCTttcaaaggaagccctccagccaatggcgttgaccaACTTATGACGAGATTAATCCAGTGAATTTCCATACACCTCCTAGCACATTGAGATGTGATACTAGCAGGTGCAACGGGATTAACCACAAACTCGTGATCAGCCAGTCACTGGCCGGGAGGGCTTCCTTAGAGGAACATTTGTTGCTTTGTTCTGGCATTGTGTCTAACTATAGTTGACTACACTCTGCCTTGTGAAGTAGTGCTTATGCTGTGTCTGCATGAAGAAACGTGGCACATCCAGATGTAGTATTCTCCTTCGACCCGCGAGGTTACAGCATGCAATCGGCGTCTCGGCAGCACCCCTTCCGCTTCCCGCCGCTGCCAGGCACCGCATTCCACCAGGAGACCACCACAAGCGCTCACCGCGCACTTGCAGCTGGCGCAGGGGTCCAGCGGCACCAGCTCCCCGGCTCGGTACGTGCGACCCATATGCAGGCAGCCGCGGTGTCCGCTCGCGTTGGCGGCGGGGGCGCATTccacgtcgtcgtcgtcttcgtcgtcgCAGCGGGGGCAGCACTCCCCGGGCCTCAGCGAGTGCCGCGCGCACCGCAGCGGCGGGCACTCGACGGGCCAGCAGTCCAGCTCCCCGCGCAGGCACTCGCACTGCTGGCAGTTGTGCAGCCAGCGCTGGCCGCTCGCCAGTCGCACGCCGCTCTCCTCGGGGTGCTCGCACGAGCCGGCCCGGTCGCACTCGGGGCAGCAGCGCAGGTCCACGGCGCCCCGCGGCGCGTCGCAGCGGCAGGGCGCCCGCTCGCAGCGCGCCACGCCCGCGCGGCACTCGCAGCGCGTACACGGCTCGTCGGGTCCGCCCATCCAGTGCTCGCCGTCGGTGCGCTCGACGCCGCCGTGGTCGCACTTGAGCGAGCAGCTCGAGTTGTCGGCGCACACGCACGAGAAGGAGCCACGCGGCTCGTTGACGCACGTCGCGGTGCTGTGGCACGTGTGCGTCGCGAGGGCGCACTCGTCCACGTCCTCGCACGAGCCGTCGGGCGCCGTGGGCGCGTAGCCCTCGCGGCACTCGCAGTAGAACCAGCCGGGCATGTTCACGCACCGCGAGCCTTCCTCGTCGCAGCCGTGCGTCCCCTCGGCGCACTCGTCCACGTCCCGCTCGCAGCGGGCGCCCGCGAAGCCGCGACGGCAGGCACACGTCTCGGGCGCCGCGCACCGCCCGCCGTTCAGGCACCCGCGCGAGCACACTGGTTCGCACCGGCGGCGCCCGTCGCCCCGGTACCCGGCGGGGCAGCGACACTCGAAGCTGCCCGGCGTGTTGATGCACCGCGCCAGCCGGTGGCAGTCGTGCTGTCCTGGCGCCGCGCACTCGTCCACCTCGGCGCAGGTGTAGGCGTCGACGCGCGCGTAGCCTGGCAGGCAGTCGCAGCGGAAGCTGCCCACCGTGTTGACGCATCGCGTGCTGGACGCCTGGCAGTGGTGGCCATCGTAGCCTCCCTCCTTGAGGCACTCGTCCACGTCCTCGCAGACGCGGCCGCTGCCGGTGAACCCCTGTAGGCAGTGGCAGGCGTACTTGGTCTGCAGGTTGACGCACGAGGCGTGCGGGTCGCAGTCGTGCCCCCGGGCGCAGTAGTCGACGCCCGGGCAGAACATGCAGCACTCGCCCGGCACGCTGAACCGCTGGGACTCGGGGCACGTGAGTGTTGGGCAGGTCTTCCGGTCGATGCGCCGACACGTCATCTGGCCGTCCTGCGACGTGTACACAGAATGCTTTACTTCCGGACACTTCCACACTGACCCACTTCTAATACTGCCTTGGCTCGAGAGGCGACCGCCGGACCCGAGCCTGACGGCGGTTATCAAGACGAACGATGGCACTTTCACGCACCACAGCCATATGTGCAGAATGCGCACGGTGCGATGCCTATAGTAATGGACGTCCGCGGTATGAGGTACATACATACCATGCCTAAACTCATGAAGGATGCACGCCGTCTTTTCATTACAGTGACTTGTTTCTACTTGGTCTCAGTGGAAATGGAGCTGAATTCAGTGGCGGAATTAGGAGGCAGAAGCTCAGCGATAAGTTTTCCAAGAAAAAACCATGATAAAGTATTTTTTCGACGAACAAAGTCAATGCACTGGATAGACAGGACCGCACCATGCAAGTGTCATTCATAAATTCGCCGCTGGCTAGATAGTGGCGCTAGATGGCGCTAGGTGCTAGATAGTGGCGCAAATGCTCCCAAAGGACAGACACCAGGACGCAAGCGACAATGACACATCACACCACCATTTCCCTGGGTAGATGGTACTCACGCTGCAGTTGCACTGGACACAGTTCTGCGTCACTTGTTCCCCGTGGTCATAAAGGACCTGCTTCAGGAAGCAGCGCTCTGCAAGAGATGGAGGCACACACAATAGGAGGTCAGTCGCGCCAGAACAGTGCTTACTGTGCATGCACTGGAAATGCATTCACATCTTCGCAAAAATTTTGCTAAGACACAAGACAAATATCCCACTGATAATGAATAGACTTGTCTATACAATAGTTTTTAATCTTCCCGTAGACACCACAGCCAGCGCTTGGGAGGCATTATACCTTTGGCAGAATTCTTTTTAGAGTGACTAGATTATTCCTATGCATTGTCCAGAAAGAATATCAGCAATGCTCACAGTCTTCAGATACACCATTAACTTTTGGGCTTACATTTTTAGATAGATTTGTCCACAAACCATTTCCGTAAGGCCAGAATAGGCCATGCACTCAAAAGACAAAGACAGCCGAGACTACACCGAACCGCTGAATCTGAATTGTAAGCTGGGTTCCGATGCACTCAACGTCATAGTACAAGCATGCATGTGTGACTCGGATGGTGAAGGACACAGTATACTCACTCAGACAGGTGGGGCAGCACTCTCCAGGCTGCAGCACTGGGTGCTTGCACGGAGGCGCAGGGCAGCTGATGGGGTGGCACTCGACTTGGCCCCGGGAGCACGTGCAGATATCACAGTCCTGCTTCCACACCGCGCCGTCCGGCCTCACGGTGTCATTGACATGGCAGTTGCGCTGGCACTCGCACTCTTCCACTGAGGCGATCCTCTGCTCGGCCTCGGCTAGCTGGCACACACAACACAGCACACTCGACTTGTCACTCTACACGCTCCTTGTCCCAAACACAAAGCTCACAACACACCTGCCCAGCTTTCCTAAACATTTATTGTTCCTGACATTAAGCAACTCAAGCCATCTGCTGGCCGCCGCCAGTAGCAAACACTGGGTAAATAGGGATATTTTAAACTTGTAATTTTGAGAAAACTAGAGTCCTCAAAAGAGTCTGCACAAACATGGTGACCATGATGGCCAACTCTTCCTCCTTGCTGCCAAGTCTTACCAATAAAATGATTCCCGTGCTCATACCAACTATTTCCGATGGCCATTGAGAACCATTGAGATGTACCGAAGATTCGAAATTCCAGCAGTGATCTTGAGTGTTCAGCACCATGCACGCGGCTTGCAGTGGCAGCCATGCAAACTAGCAGCGCTTGTCCAGACTTCCTAGGCTTGTAAAGCTTTTAATACGATCCCCCAACTCATGCAGATCACCGAAGTAGAAAAATCACGGGCACAGAATAGGAGAAAACATTTCGCTCGTGGGCGTCAGTTCATAGCTTCAAAACAGAATTTCCATTCGGAACTGGCCACGAGTTAAAAGCGCCATCTGCCTGAGGCAGAACTTACGACAGAACTGCAGTGCACTGAATTAGGCGCGAAGCGTGCCTGGCCCTTAACATATAATGGCATAAATGTGGACTCGTGTAAGCACCAGAAAACTTGGGCAGTAAAATGTGGCGAAATGGGAGTTTTCACAGATTTTCAGGGATCGTTAGAACCCACAATCACATTTTTTTAATTGTCAGAGTTTTTGGGGTGCCGCAGGCAAAAAGGGCCTAAAATGGGAATTTTGGAACTGAGAGAATTTTTGGTCACAATACGGAATACTGTTGGGTACGCGGCTCGCTGAGCGATGCCATGCCGCGCAATGCGCACGGCCCGCTGCGCCATGCTGCGCAGAGTTACACAGGTCTCTGGAGTTGCTCAGTTTTCCAAGCTCCTCTCCGTACAATGTCCCCTGCAAGCGTGCTCTACATCTCCGGTTCCATGTGCAGTTTCATTTCAGTTTTCGCGTCCCGGTCGCATGGTTAAAACCGTTTGCAAGTGCGCTTGGCGGTAACTACGCCCCGCCGTTTGCACAGCGCCGTTGTCCAGAAGGCGGCCTTCGGTTTGGCGTGCGCATTCTCCACAAGACATTTCTGCCATGCGGTGAAGTGCTCCTGAGCTGTGCGGCTAAGCCAACTAGTACAGGTACCTCGCAACGAAATCGCCGGCGCGCCCTCTTTTACAGCAGCCTGTATCAGCTTCGGCACCCAGAAAACGGAGttaaatattgttacgtggcggcaagGAGAAGGACGAGTCATGATTACAGATGGCTATGCGATGATTTTAatggcagctggcctagcgcgagcgctccgttcgTGCCACTGCCCGCTTCGTCGTCTTCCTAGTCCGCAACAATATTCTTAACAGGCCTCTCCCTGTTTATAGCCCATAGCACATAGGGGCCGCTTAAGAAACGAGCGCGCGTTGAAAAAGCTGACATATTAGATTGACGTATTATATACTCGGCCGCGTTAGTGGCCGCTCGGAGCGCGTGGAAGGCCAGCCGGAAGCGCATAGGAGGCAGGCCGCGCACCGCTGTAACGAAGCAacggctataacgaagaaatCGCGGGGCTCCGTCGACCTCGTTAGAACAAGACTCAGCTGTAGATTGAGAACTTGCTGTCGAGCAAGTTAGTGCTCTGAAGGACATCAGGGAAAAACCAACGTGAAAACAAAAGTCAACACGGGGTGCTTCCGTCGTTTTGCGCCCAGTCCCATGGCTTCGAATGCAGCGCAGCGATTGGCCAGGTGAGCCAGCTGCAGGACCAGATGCGGTTCCGCATCCGCGAGCCGTCACCCATGCGTGGAACTCGCGGTGTGGACACGGCCGATATCATCGAAATGAGTCAAGCTTCGGGCAGACACTAGCGTGACGACCCCTCCAAAGAGAAAAGCTGGCACAGCTACACCATCGAACTAGCTCGGTTCTCACGGATACACACTGAACGCAGACGTTAGAAGCCCAGAGATCTTAGTGAGCGACTCACGGCCACACGGTGGCAGGAGTGCTGTTGGCAGTTAAGTTCATACAAGTTGCGGTTCGTGCACTCATTGCACACAGACAACTCAACTGGCTCGAACGCACCCACTCTGGCCGGCATCGTTACGTCATGTGAAAAGGCAGCTATTTCCATGGTATGGTAGACAAGCGGATTTACAGGCAACTATGACACCGTGCCGGTGGGAATTGGGGGAGGGGGGATCGGCAATGCATTGAATGGACACAAAAAAAGCGGAAAATACGCCGTGCAGCTGCTTATTGCGCTAGCACGATATCATCACGACGGCCCGACTTGCGCAAAGGCTTCGTTTCACACCTTAGTGCAACTGATCACCTCTGAACAGTCTGCCTGTTAACATATAGCTCGACGAACGAAACTGCCAGAGCGTGCTGTCCATTTATATCTGCCAGTGACGCAACTGGCACGGAGGATCAATCGGGTGGGAGCAGGCACTCACCCTCTGCGTGAGCTTGCTGACGTATCCCTCGAGGCGCGCCACGGCCTCCTGGAGCTCCTGGAACTGTCCGCACGTGGGGCACTGCGCGTCCAGCTGCGGACACTGCAGAAGCACGCCCTGCGGCTGCGCCACGATGCGCACGTCCTGCAGCTCGCCGCGGAAATGGAAGTGGCGCGCATTGCGCTGGCCCAGCCACAGCTGCCAGGACGAGGAGGagtccccctcctccccctctttCCGTGTCTGGGGCGACTGGCGCAGCAGGCGCGAGTAGACGCGGCTGCAGTCCACGAACAGCTGCACGTTGGGCCCGCTGATGGCGAGCGCCACCCGGTGCCAGGCGCCGTCGGCGAGCCGGTAGGGGAACGTCTCGACCAGCTGGCGGCCCCCGCGGCCCACGTAGTGcaggcgcacctcgtcgcggcGGCCGCTGCTCTGGAGCTCCAAGACGCCCGAGCCTCCGGAGAGCGAGAGCAGGGCGCCCACGTTGCGGGGCTCCTGGCGCACGGAGGCCATGAGCGTGACGTCGCCGGGGGAGAGAAGCAGCCGCGCGGCGTGCCTGGCCGCCTGGGCGGGCAGCGCCACGTGCCGGGCGCGAGCGGCCGTCAGCCGCACGGCGGGGCTCCAGCGGTGCATGCCCCGGGCTGGCTCGAGGCCCGCGTAGCTGCCGTTGCCCAGGGCCTCGATCAGGTCCAGCTCCGGGCGCAgaccagccgccgccgccgccgctgcaagggGAGACGGGGAACCGCGAGGATATGAAACGGTTCTGGTCCCCAAGAGGTGCGCACGCTCGGTACAgagcacaggacgagcgctggtGCTGCGTCCCCTGGACAGTGTCAGGTGCTGTGTGCGCCAGAAGGCCATGTGTCCTCTGTGCAGATTCTTTTTACACCAGAAAGGGCTCGTTCTGCTTTGTGGTGAGTGTGAGCTCCTCTTTGCGCTACTGTTCCTCACCATGTACATGTCGCATCGACAAGTCCTCCGGTCGATTACAGACAAATACGAAGGAAGCAGCAACGCGAACGCTGTGAACATCTTCGCCCAATTCCGAAGATCACCCCAACCCA
The genomic region above belongs to Amblyomma americanum isolate KBUSLIRL-KWMA chromosome 9, ASM5285725v1, whole genome shotgun sequence and contains:
- the LOC144104789 gene encoding protein kinase C-binding protein NELL2-like isoform X1: MRRPWLLPTRTLPQPLFFLLLLLPLLQRRSPPLAAAAAAAAGLRPELDLIEALGNGSYAGLEPARGMHRWSPAVRLTAARARHVALPAQAARHAARLLLSPGDVTLMASVRQEPRNVGALLSLSGGSGVLELQSSGRRDEVRLHYVGRGGRQLVETFPYRLADGAWHRVALAISGPNVQLFVDCSRVYSRLLRQSPQTRKEGEEGDSSSSWQLWLGQRNARHFHFRGELQDVRIVAQPQGVLLQCPQLDAQCPTCGQFQELQEAVARLEGYVSKLTQRLAEAEQRIASVEECECQRNCHVNDTVRPDGAVWKQDCDICTCSRGQVECHPISCPAPPCKHPVLQPGECCPTCLKRCFLKQVLYDHGEQVTQNCVQCNCSDGQMTCRRIDRKTCPTLTCPESQRFSVPGECCMFCPGVDYCARGHDCDPHASCVNLQTKYACHCLQGFTGSGRVCEDVDECLKEGGYDGHHCQASSTRCVNTVGSFRCDCLPGYARVDAYTCAEVDECAAPGQHDCHRLARCINTPGSFECRCPAGYRGDGRRRCEPVCSRGCLNGGRCAAPETCACRRGFAGARCERDVDECAEGTHGCDEEGSRCVNMPGWFYCECREGYAPTAPDGSCEDVDECALATHTCHSTATCVNEPRGSFSCVCADNSSCSLKCDHGGVERTDGEHWMGGPDEPCTRCECRAGVARCERAPCRCDAPRGAVDLRCCPECDRAGSCEHPEESGVRLASGQRWLHNCQQCECLRGELDCWPVECPPLRCARHSLRPGECCPRCDDEDDDDVECAPAANASGHRGCLHMGRTYRAGELVPLDPCASCKCAVPELLVSNAGFSVLRTATYAACTLLTALATIAPAFPS
- the LOC144104789 gene encoding protein kinase C-binding protein NELL2-like isoform X3, translating into MHLRSVTLPFVVLLLLNLTAAAAAAGLRPELDLIEALGNGSYAGLEPARGMHRWSPAVRLTAARARHVALPAQAARHAARLLLSPGDVTLMASVRQEPRNVGALLSLSGGSGVLELQSSGRRDEVRLHYVGRGGRQLVETFPYRLADGAWHRVALAISGPNVQLFVDCSRVYSRLLRQSPQTRKEGEEGDSSSSWQLWLGQRNARHFHFRGELQDVRIVAQPQGVLLQCPQLDAQCPTCGQFQELQEAVARLEGYVSKLTQRLAEAEQRIASVEECECQRNCHVNDTVRPDGAVWKQDCDICTCSRGQVECHPISCPAPPCKHPVLQPGECCPTCLKRCFLKQVLYDHGEQVTQNCVQCNCSDGQMTCRRIDRKTCPTLTCPESQRFSVPGECCMFCPGVDYCARGHDCDPHASCVNLQTKYACHCLQGFTGSGRVCEDVDECLKEGGYDGHHCQASSTRCVNTVGSFRCDCLPGYARVDAYTCAEVDECAAPGQHDCHRLARCINTPGSFECRCPAGYRGDGRRRCEPVCSRGCLNGGRCAAPETCACRRGFAGARCERDVDECAEGTHGCDEEGSRCVNMPGWFYCECREGYAPTAPDGSCEDVDECALATHTCHSTATCVNEPRGSFSCVCADNSSCSLKCDHGGVERTDGEHWMGGPDEPCTRCECRAGVARCERAPCRCDAPRGAVDLRCCPECDRAGSCEHPEESGVRLASGQRWLHNCQQCECLRGELDCWPVECPPLRCARHSLRPGECCPRCDDEDDDDVECAPAANASGHRGCLHMGRTYRAGELVPLDPCASCKCAVPELLVSNAGFSVLRTATYAACTLLTALATIAPAFPS
- the LOC144104789 gene encoding protein kinase C-binding protein NELL2-like isoform X2, with the protein product MRRPWLLPTRTLPQPLFFLLLLLPLLQRRSPPLAAAAAAAAGLRPELDLIEALGNGSYAGLEPARGMHRWSPAVRLTAARARHVALPAQAARHAARLLLSPGDVTLMASVRQEPRNVGALLSLSGGSGVLELQSSGRRDEVRLHYVGRGGRQLVETFPYRLADGAWHRVALAISGPNVQLFVDCSRVYSRLLRQSPQTRKEGEEGDSSSSWQLWLGQRNARHFHFRGELQDVRIVAQPQGVLLQCPQLDAQCPTCGQFQELQEAVARLEGYVSKLTQRLAEAEQRIASVEECECQRNCHVNDTVRPDGAVWKQDCDICTCSRGQVECHPISCPAPPCKHPVLQPGECCPTCLKRCFLKQVLYDHGEQVTQNCVQCNCSDGQMTCRRIDRKTCPTLTCPESQRFSVPGECCMFCPGVDYCARGHDCDPHASCVNLQTKYACHCLQGFTGSGRVCEDVDECLKEGGYDGHHCQASSTRCVNTVGSFRCDCLPGYARVDAYTCAEVDECAAPGQHDCHRLARCINTPGSFECRCPAGYRGDGRRRCEPVCSRGCLNGGRCAAPETCACRRGFAGARCERDVDECAEGTHGCDEEGSRCVNMPGWFYCECREGYAPTAPDGSCEDVDECALATHTCHSTATCVNEPRGSFSCVCADNSSCSLKCDHGGVERTDGEHWMGGPDEPCTRCECRAGVARCERAPCRCDAPRGAVDLRCCPECDRAGSCEHPEESGVRLASGQRWLHNCQQCECLRGELDCWPVECPPLRCARHSLRPGECCPRCDDEDDDDVECAPAANASGHRGCLHMGRTYRAGELVPLDPCASCKCADGHLCCLYSADCLGHDSPSVSQLRLSGSSRP